The Alistipes finegoldii DSM 17242 DNA segment TGGTCGGCGACCGAAAGGAACTTCATGCCGAGGGCGACTTCGATGAAGCCCAGCACGACCTTCACCGAGTTGAGCCAGCCGCCGCTCTTGGGCAGTTTCTTGAGCATCGAGGGGAAGAAGGCGAAGATCGTAAACGGCAGGGCGAATGCCACCGAGAATGCGAGCATCGTGACGATCGGACTCCAGAATTCGCCCGAAGTCGATTTGATGAGCACCGAACCGACGATCGGTCCCGTGCAGGAGAACGACACCAGCACGAGCGTCAGGGCCATGAAGAAGATGCCGGCCAAGCCTTTAGAATCGGCTTTGGCGTCGGTCTTGTTCACCATCCACGAGGGCATCGTGATCTCGAAAGCCCCGAAGAACGAAGCGGCGAAGACCATGAATACGAGGAAGAAGAGGATGTTCGGGAGCCAGTGCGTCGCCAGCCAGTTGAAGATGTCGGCCGTCACGGTGTCGCCGCCCAGAATGCGTGTGATGACGATGATGGCCGCGATGGGGAGCGTGTAGAGCGCGACGATGAAGAATCCGTACATGGCGGCACGGAAGCGGCCGCGTGCGGGACCTCCTTCGCCCTTCATGAAGAACGAAACGGTCATCGGAACCATCGGGAACACGCAGGGGGTCAGCAGGGCTGCAAAGCCCCAGAGGATGGCTTCGATAATCAGCGCCCACAGCGTGCCGCCTCCTGCGGCGTTCTTCTGCGCCGGGACGATCTCCGCGGCAGCTGTCGGGGCCGTGCCGGAGGCCGTATCCGCGGCGGCTTCCGCCGGGGTGTCTTTGGCGGAGGAGTCGTTATTCGGGGAGACGGCTGCAGTACTGTTAGCTGCTGCCGAGCCGGGACGTGCGGTCAGCTCGACCGTCAGTTCCGTGTCGTCGGGGGGCATGCAGCTCGTGTCGTCGCAGATCATCCATTCGATTGCGGCCTTGACGGTGGCTTTGGCCGCGGCGAGTTTTACTTGCTGGGCGAAGCGGGCCTTGCCGGCGAAGGTGCCGATCTCCATCTCGAATGTCTTGTCGTAATGGCGTTCCGGCGTCGAAAGCTGTTCCACGCCGCCTTCGAGCGTTACGCCGTCGCCCGGCGTAAAGACGATGGCCGTAGCGTTGGGGCCGCCTTCGTAGGGTCCCATGTCGTACATATGGTAGGGGGCGGGAATCGACGCTTCGAGAACGATCCGGTAGACATCGCCTTCGAGGTGCTCCACGGAGCTTTTCCAGCTGACGTTCTGAGCCGTGGCCGCTGTGAAAGCGAACAGCGCGGCAACCGGCAGTAAAAGTGTGCGAAACAGTTTGTACATAGTCGTGGCGCGTTATAATTTGTGCAAAGATAGGTGTTTTTTGCGGATAAATTGCTACATTCGCACGATGATTCGCCTGTCGCTCATAATCCCCACGCACAATAGGTCCGAACGGCTTATCGCCGCGCTCGAATCGGTCATACGGCAGGATTTGCCCGCCGCCGACTGGGAGTGCGTGGTCGTGAGCAACAACTCGACGGACGACACCGTCGCGCGGTTCGGGGATTTTGCGGCCCGTTATCCCGGCCTGAACCTGCGCCTCGTGACGGAGGACGGTCCGGGCGTCTCCTATGCCCGCAACCGGGGCATTGCCGAGACTTCGGCCCCGCTGCTGGTTTTCATCGACGACGACGAGCGTATCAATCCGGGATTCTTGCGCGCCTATGCCGACTTTTTCGATGCGCATCCCGACGCCGTCGTGGCCGGCGGGCGCATTATCGCCGAGTATGTGACGGGACGTCCCGCGTGGCTCTCGAAATATACCGAGATGCCGATCGCCAATCCGATGGATTTCGGCGACGCCGTGCGGCCGTTTCCTGCCGGCCGGGTTCCGGGCGGCGGCAACATGGCGTTCCGGCGTTCGGCGGCCTTGCGCTACGGGGGCTTCGACCCTTCGCTGGGGCGTGTCGGACGGATGTTGATCGGGGGTGAGGAGAACGATTTCTTCGAACGCCTGATGCGCGGCGGCGAGACTTGCTGGTATGTGCCCGGTGCGGTTATGTGGCATATCATTCCGCCCGAAAAACTGACCGAATCCTATTTCCGCCGCCTTTGTTACAACGTCGGCGTGAGCCAGCGTCTGCGGGCGGGCATGTATCGCCGCTATCCGAAGACGCTTCTGTTCGAGAGCCTGAAATGGGGCGCGACGCTGCTGCTGTCGCTTACGATGCCGCCCCGCAAGTCGCTTTGGCTGATCCGGATGCGCTATGAGATCAGCCGGGGGCTTCTCTCCGATCCGCAATGAAAAACCGCAGTCCGGAGACTGCGGTTCTGTCTGTCTTGCGATCTTCTTTTTAGAAAAGATACTTTTCGTTTTTGACCTTGTTCACGAGCCGGGAGATGTCCTCCCACGCTTCTTCGCCGAACGTCGTGCCGACGACCTCGATGACCTTACCCGCCGTGATGGCCCCGATCGTGCCGCACTGGCGCAGCGAAAGTCCGTCGCAGAGTCCCGAAAGGAATCCCGCGGCGTAGAAGTCGCCCGCGCCCGTCGTGTCCACGCGCTTGGCTGCGGCCATGATGCCTACATGCACCACTTCGTCGCCCTGCTTGATCATGGCGCCCTTGATGCCGATTTTCACCACGGCCAGCTCGCACATTTCAGAAATTACCTGCAGGGCGTTCAGCGGTTCGGCTTCGCAGGTGAAGGTCTTGGCTTCGTCCTCGTTGGCGAAAACGATGTCCACGTAGTCGCGGACCAGACCGCGCAGGAATTCGAGATTCTCGGCCACGATGTTGAAGCTGGCCAGATCGACGGCGACTTTCAGCCCGCACTCCTTGGCCGTCTTGGCGGCTTTGAGAATCAGGTCGTGGTTCTGCACCAGATAGCCCTCGACGTAAAGACAGTCGTAATGGTCGAAAATCGACGTTTCGATCTCTTCGGCCGTCAGTTCGAGCGCGGCGCCCAGATGGGTGACCATCGTGCGTTCGCCGTCGGGCGAGATGAGCGACACGCATTTGCCCGAACGCTCCGTGCCCCGGAAGATGACCGGTTCCACACCCAAGTTTTCGAGCGCCTGCACGAAGAAGTCGCCCGTCGTATCCTGTCCGACCTTGCCGATGAACCCGACATCGCAGCCCAGTTTGGCCATGGCGCGGATGGTGTTGCCCGCCGAGCCGCCCAGCGACAGCGAGTAGGGCAGTCCTGCCACGGATTTCGAAATTTCGGTCTGCAGGGTGGTGTCCACGAGGCTCATCGAGCCTTTGGCGAGTTTGAAGCGACTCAGCACCGAGTCGGATTTCAGATTGACCAGCATGTCCGTCAGGGCATTGCCGATGCCTATAACACGTTTCATTCGGTAAGTTCGGGATTGCGTTTTGGATTATATGGAGAGTATCTTGACCAGTTCGAGGTCTTTGCGGTCGATGCCCTTGTCGTGCTTCACGGCTTTGGCGAACGGGACGTAGACAATCTTGCCGTTCATCGTGCCGATCATCACGTTGCGCTGTCCGTCGAGAAGCGCTTCGATGGCGGCTTCGCCCATGCGCGAGGCGAGGATGCGGTCCACGGCCGTCGGCGATCCGCCGCGCTGGATATGGCCCAGAATCGTGACGCGCGCGTCGTACTGCGGGAACTCCTTCTTGACACGTTCGGCCAGCGCCGTGGCGCCGCCCGTCTTCGGGTTCTCGGCCACGATGACGATCGCCGAGTTCTTGCTCTTGCGGAAGCCGTGGTTGATGAGTTCGGCCAGCTGGTCCACTTCGGTTTCCATTTCGGGTATGATCGCCGCTTCGGAACCCGTGGCGATGGCGCTGTTCATCGCCAGATAACCCGCCGTGTGGCCCATCACCTCGACGAAGAAGAGCCGCTCGTGGCTCGACGCCGTGTCGCGGAGTTTATCGACCGCTTCGACGATCGTATTGAGCGCCGTGTCGTAGCCGATCGTCGAGTCGGTGCCGCCCAGATCGTTGTCGATGGTGCCGGGAAGTCCCACGATCGGCACGTTGTATTCCTCGGCGAAGATGCCGGCGCCCGTGAGCGAACCGTCGCCGCCGATGACCACCAGCGCGTCGATGCCGGCCGCCACCATGTTGTCGTATGCCGCCTTGCGGCCTTCGGTCGTGGTGAATTCCTGACTGCGGGCCGTCTTGAGGATCGTACCGCCCAATTGGATGATGTTGCTTACGCTTTGGGATTTGAACGACACGATCTCGTTGAATACGAGACCTTTGTATCCGCGCATGATGCCCTTGACGGCGAAGCCGTTATAGATTGCGCTGCGGGTTACCGCGCGTATGGCGGCGTTCATTCCCGGAGCGTCGCCGCCCGAAGTCAGAATACCGATACATTTGATTCCAGCCATAGTTTTTCGTTTAGAAAACAAAATCGCTCAAAGGTAGTAATTATTTCAATTTTTTCAAAAAACGAGGGCGGTTCCCGGAGGATCCGCCCCGCGTTTCGAAAAAACTTTTTATTTTACCTAACGCCTGTGGCCTTTATTCGGTCTGCTCTGCGGGGACTCGGCCGGCGTCCGGCTGTCGGACCGAATCCGGTTCTGCGGATTCGGTTTTGTCGTCTCCCGTCTGCACTTTCACCCGTTTGCCGTTGGCTTTCACCTCCAGTCCGGCCTTCTCCCTGTCGATCGTAATGTCGATCGACTGGTTCGGGACGCTGATATGCAGCGTTTTGCGGCCGTCCTCGATGACGTTCTGGCTGTCGTACTCCTCCAGCAGCCGCTCGACCGTCGTGGTGTCGTTGTCGATGATTATCTCGCTGTTGAGCATCCGTTCGATAACGCTGTGTCTGGTCCGGATACGGTCGCCGACGTTCTCGCGGATGGCGATACAGGTGCAGGCGATGATGCCGGCGAGCCACAACAGGAAGATTACCAGTATGGTCTTGCCTCCGGGCTTGCGCGAAGCGATGAGGCACATCAGTACGTAAATGAGCAGTATTACCAGTATCAGTACAATAAGTATGCCGAGCGCGGGAACCCACAGCGTCATGCCCAGCGGGAAGAACGGAATGGAGATGCTGGCGCCGCCGATGATGAGCGCGAAGAGTCCGATAATCAGCGCGCAGGCCGCCATGATGAGTCCGAATACGAGCACTCCGGCGAAGAGCTTGAGGAGGATGAGCACCACCTTGCCGAATACCGACACGGCTTCGGCGACGATGGGTTTGGCCTTGGCGTCGGGATCGCAGCTCGCGCTGGCTTCGGTGGTTTCGCGGATCGACTGCGCCGTGATCTTCTCGCCGTTCATTTCGAGTTTCTGGCGCGCCGTGCGGGGAGCCGGAACGGCAAACCACATGATGATGTAGCAGATGACGAAGATGCCGAACAGGTTGCCCATCATCGGACCGGTCCAGCGCATGAAGGGAATCCACTGGAAGACGGTGAGCAGTATCGGCAGGAACATGGCCAGCCGTATCCAGACCGGATCGACGTCGAAATACTTGCCGATGCCGGCGCAGACGCCGCCCAGCTTGGCGTTTTCGGTGTCGCGGTAGAGACGGCGCGGGATGCGCGGCTCTTCGGGGCTTCGTCCCGGCTCCTCTTCGGAGATGTCCTCGGCGGTCCCCATCTGTCGGATGATATTCAGAATCAGGGGCTTTTCGACCACGCGGGTGCTGTCCTGCGCCGAGAGGATCAGCTCGGCGATGCGGGCTTCGATGTCGGCGACGATCTCGGCTCCGTCGGGAGTCTCCTTGTAGGTCTTTTTCAGGCTTTCGAGATAGGCTTCCAGCTCCTGATAAGCGTCGGTATCCATCGTGAACGCCACGCCCGAAATGCTGCATTTCTTAACCTCTTTCATGGTTGCTCGGTTTGGGGGTTAGTTGCGGCCGACACTGCCGCCGCTCGACTTGTTGATGCTGGTCTGACAGTCGCCGCTGTAGCGGATCGAACTGCCGCTCGATGCGTCGGCGTGCAGACGCTCCGTGCAGTTTACGACGGCTTTCGCCGCGCTCGAAGTGTTTACCGAGCACTCGGCGGCGACGAAGTCTCCGGCCGAAAGTTTCGCGGCCGAGCTGAGGTCGGCGGTGCACTTCGCGGCCGAGCCTTTCAGCGTGATTTTCGATGCGCTCGAAGCCTCCACGCTGCAGGAGACCGCTTCTACCGAGGCGTTGATTTTCGATGCGCTCGATGCGGCTACGGCGCAGGATTGGGCCTTGACCGAAACGTCGATCTTGGCGGCGCTCGATGCGTCCATGGCGAATTTGTCGGCGTTCAGCACCACGTCGCCCGAAATTTTCGCGGCGCTCGATGCGTCGAGGGCGCGGATGCTGCCGTTGGCCGGAACCGTCACGGTGACGTCGGCGTTCGAGAGGTTGTTTATCGACTTGTCGATCGTGGCCGTGAGCCGGCCGCCGTTGGCTTCGACTACGACGTAATCCATAACGTTGTCGTCGGCGGCGATGGTGATTTTGCCGGAGGTCTTGTCGGTGATGACGACCTTGACGGCGCGTGCGGCGTCGATGCGGTCGAAGGCCGGAGTCTCGATGGTGCGTGTGACGATGTTGCCGCTGCCTTTGAGCCCTTTGCCGAAGAAGACGGACGGCGCTGCGATGCAGACAAAATAGACCGTTACGGAGAGCATGGCGCCCAGCAGGACTGCGATCAGGAGTATCTTTTTCATGGTTGTGATTTTTTGAGGTTTTTTATTGTTTGCCGTGACGAATGATGCGGATCTGTCCTACGAGTTCGTCCCATGCCTCGTCGAGCGTCGTGAGGTATTCGCGCCCCTTT contains these protein-coding regions:
- a CDS encoding protein-disulfide reductase DsbD family protein, with amino-acid sequence MYKLFRTLLLPVAALFAFTAATAQNVSWKSSVEHLEGDVYRIVLEASIPAPYHMYDMGPYEGGPNATAIVFTPGDGVTLEGGVEQLSTPERHYDKTFEMEIGTFAGKARFAQQVKLAAAKATVKAAIEWMICDDTSCMPPDDTELTVELTARPGSAAANSTAAVSPNNDSSAKDTPAEAAADTASGTAPTAAAEIVPAQKNAAGGGTLWALIIEAILWGFAALLTPCVFPMVPMTVSFFMKGEGGPARGRFRAAMYGFFIVALYTLPIAAIIVITRILGGDTVTADIFNWLATHWLPNILFFLVFMVFAASFFGAFEITMPSWMVNKTDAKADSKGLAGIFFMALTLVLVSFSCTGPIVGSVLIKSTSGEFWSPIVTMLAFSVAFALPFTIFAFFPSMLKKLPKSGGWLNSVKVVLGFIEVALGMKFLSVADQTYHWGLLDREIYLAVWIVTFSLLGLYLLGKIKFAHDSDMPYLGVGRLALAIITFSFVVYLIPGMWGAPLKGLSGYLPPLHTQDFVIGQVGSAAASGEPGMLLTADGKKPKHSDFLHLPHGLEGFFDLQEAEAYAAKVDKPLFIDFTGHGCVNCREMEARVWSDPQVLDILRRDYVIAALYSDDKKVLPENEWVTADSGKVLKSLGKINSYYALKTYGVNAQPYYVLQGRDGKTLVPPRGYDLNVENFVQFLRSGVEAYKKQQ
- a CDS encoding glycosyltransferase family 2 protein, with the protein product MIRLSLIIPTHNRSERLIAALESVIRQDLPAADWECVVVSNNSTDDTVARFGDFAARYPGLNLRLVTEDGPGVSYARNRGIAETSAPLLVFIDDDERINPGFLRAYADFFDAHPDAVVAGGRIIAEYVTGRPAWLSKYTEMPIANPMDFGDAVRPFPAGRVPGGGNMAFRRSAALRYGGFDPSLGRVGRMLIGGEENDFFERLMRGGETCWYVPGAVMWHIIPPEKLTESYFRRLCYNVGVSQRLRAGMYRRYPKTLLFESLKWGATLLLSLTMPPRKSLWLIRMRYEISRGLLSDPQ
- a CDS encoding adenosine kinase yields the protein MKRVIGIGNALTDMLVNLKSDSVLSRFKLAKGSMSLVDTTLQTEISKSVAGLPYSLSLGGSAGNTIRAMAKLGCDVGFIGKVGQDTTGDFFVQALENLGVEPVIFRGTERSGKCVSLISPDGERTMVTHLGAALELTAEEIETSIFDHYDCLYVEGYLVQNHDLILKAAKTAKECGLKVAVDLASFNIVAENLEFLRGLVRDYVDIVFANEDEAKTFTCEAEPLNALQVISEMCELAVVKIGIKGAMIKQGDEVVHVGIMAAAKRVDTTGAGDFYAAGFLSGLCDGLSLRQCGTIGAITAGKVIEVVGTTFGEEAWEDISRLVNKVKNEKYLF
- the pfkA gene encoding 6-phosphofructokinase, which translates into the protein MAGIKCIGILTSGGDAPGMNAAIRAVTRSAIYNGFAVKGIMRGYKGLVFNEIVSFKSQSVSNIIQLGGTILKTARSQEFTTTEGRKAAYDNMVAAGIDALVVIGGDGSLTGAGIFAEEYNVPIVGLPGTIDNDLGGTDSTIGYDTALNTIVEAVDKLRDTASSHERLFFVEVMGHTAGYLAMNSAIATGSEAAIIPEMETEVDQLAELINHGFRKSKNSAIVIVAENPKTGGATALAERVKKEFPQYDARVTILGHIQRGGSPTAVDRILASRMGEAAIEALLDGQRNVMIGTMNGKIVYVPFAKAVKHDKGIDRKDLELVKILSI
- a CDS encoding PspC domain-containing protein — translated: MKEVKKCSISGVAFTMDTDAYQELEAYLESLKKTYKETPDGAEIVADIEARIAELILSAQDSTRVVEKPLILNIIRQMGTAEDISEEEPGRSPEEPRIPRRLYRDTENAKLGGVCAGIGKYFDVDPVWIRLAMFLPILLTVFQWIPFMRWTGPMMGNLFGIFVICYIIMWFAVPAPRTARQKLEMNGEKITAQSIRETTEASASCDPDAKAKPIVAEAVSVFGKVVLILLKLFAGVLVFGLIMAACALIIGLFALIIGGASISIPFFPLGMTLWVPALGILIVLILVILLIYVLMCLIASRKPGGKTILVIFLLWLAGIIACTCIAIRENVGDRIRTRHSVIERMLNSEIIIDNDTTTVERLLEEYDSQNVIEDGRKTLHISVPNQSIDITIDREKAGLEVKANGKRVKVQTGDDKTESAEPDSVRQPDAGRVPAEQTE
- a CDS encoding head GIN domain-containing protein, with the translated sequence MKKILLIAVLLGAMLSVTVYFVCIAAPSVFFGKGLKGSGNIVTRTIETPAFDRIDAARAVKVVITDKTSGKITIAADDNVMDYVVVEANGGRLTATIDKSINNLSNADVTVTVPANGSIRALDASSAAKISGDVVLNADKFAMDASSAAKIDVSVKAQSCAVAASSASKINASVEAVSCSVEASSASKITLKGSAAKCTADLSSAAKLSAGDFVAAECSVNTSSAAKAVVNCTERLHADASSGSSIRYSGDCQTSINKSSGGSVGRN